The following proteins come from a genomic window of Sphaerisporangium rubeum:
- a CDS encoding ABC transporter permease, which yields MGSAVRTVAARVAGGILVVWAAATCAFLVLQLIPGDPVNSIIGSNALVSPEQRAEIRHQYGLDLPFAAQYLAYLGRLATGRLGDSYQLQQPVSEVIAGQLGPTAQLALAATVLALVLSVAVTVATSGRAAWPRRVSGVVELLVVSTPSFWLGIMLLTVFSFRLGWLPVSDSGDARSLILPAFTLALPIAAVLSQVMREGLLGALEQPFVLTARARGLPERTVRSRHALRHAALPALTLAGWFTGTLLGGAVVVENVFARSGVGRITLQAVADRDLPVVQGVVALSAVVFVAVSALVEVLYAVVDPRLRRRTGVTAA from the coding sequence ATGGGTTCCGCCGTCCGTACGGTGGCGGCCCGGGTGGCGGGAGGCATCCTCGTCGTCTGGGCCGCCGCCACGTGCGCCTTCCTGGTGCTCCAGCTCATCCCCGGTGACCCGGTGAACTCGATCATCGGTTCCAACGCGCTGGTGAGCCCCGAGCAGCGTGCGGAGATCAGGCACCAGTACGGGCTGGACCTGCCGTTCGCCGCGCAGTACCTCGCCTACCTCGGCCGGCTCGCCACCGGCCGGCTCGGGGACTCCTACCAGTTGCAGCAGCCGGTCTCCGAGGTGATCGCCGGTCAGCTCGGGCCGACGGCGCAGCTCGCGCTCGCGGCGACCGTGCTCGCGCTGGTGCTGTCGGTCGCGGTGACCGTGGCGACCTCAGGTCGCGCGGCGTGGCCGCGCCGGGTGTCGGGGGTCGTGGAGCTGCTGGTGGTGTCCACGCCGTCGTTCTGGCTCGGCATCATGCTGCTCACGGTGTTCTCGTTCCGGCTCGGCTGGCTGCCGGTGTCCGACAGCGGGGACGCGCGGTCGCTGATCCTGCCGGCGTTCACGCTGGCGCTGCCGATCGCCGCCGTGCTCAGCCAGGTGATGCGCGAAGGCCTGCTCGGCGCTCTGGAGCAGCCGTTCGTGCTGACCGCGCGCGCACGGGGCCTTCCCGAGCGCACGGTCCGCTCACGGCACGCGCTGCGGCACGCCGCGCTGCCGGCGCTGACACTGGCCGGCTGGTTCACCGGCACGCTGCTCGGCGGCGCGGTCGTCGTCGAGAACGTCTTCGCCCGCTCCGGTGTCGGCCGCATCACGCTGCAGGCGGTCGCCGACCGGGACCTGCCGGTGGTGCAGGGGGTCGTGGCGCTGTCGGCGGTGGTGTTCGTGGCCGTCAGCGCGCTGGTGGAGGTGCTGTACGCGGTCGTGGACCCGCGGCTGCGCCGCCGTACGGGGGTGACCGCCGCATGA
- a CDS encoding ABC transporter permease gives MTADISVASRVRAVRLPKPAVLLSAAALGLILLAAVRPGLLAAGDPSGTDALNALAPPDAAHPFGTDQLGRDVFTRVVHGARYSLAIGAAATGAGLAVALVWGLASALSGRFGDAVLMRTADALLALPGLLLALMVVLIAGKGVNGATIAVAAGIAPGFARVVRAQALVVRRSGYVESAVALGVRRPLIVLRHVLPNTVGPLLVVGTVTLGASISTGAALSYLGLGAQPPTPEWGAMLTEGQGFLHLAWWIALFPGLMLVVTVVAVTVLGRHAQARSEGRYVS, from the coding sequence ATGACGGCCGACATCTCCGTGGCGTCGCGGGTGCGCGCGGTGCGGCTGCCGAAACCGGCGGTGCTGCTGTCGGCGGCGGCGCTCGGGCTGATCCTGCTCGCGGCGGTACGTCCCGGGCTGCTCGCCGCCGGTGACCCGTCGGGGACCGACGCGCTGAACGCGCTGGCCCCGCCGGACGCCGCGCATCCGTTCGGCACCGACCAGCTCGGCAGGGACGTCTTCACCCGCGTCGTGCACGGCGCGCGGTACTCGCTCGCCATCGGCGCCGCCGCGACCGGCGCGGGACTCGCCGTGGCGCTGGTCTGGGGTCTGGCGTCCGCGTTGTCCGGCCGGTTCGGTGACGCGGTGCTGATGCGCACGGCGGACGCGCTGCTGGCGCTGCCGGGTCTGCTGCTGGCCCTGATGGTGGTGCTCATCGCGGGGAAAGGCGTCAACGGCGCGACGATCGCGGTCGCGGCCGGCATCGCACCGGGGTTCGCGCGCGTGGTGCGGGCCCAGGCCCTGGTGGTGCGCCGGTCGGGGTACGTCGAGTCGGCGGTGGCGCTCGGCGTGCGGCGTCCGCTGATCGTGCTGCGGCATGTGCTGCCGAACACCGTCGGGCCGCTGCTCGTCGTCGGCACGGTCACGCTCGGCGCGTCGATCTCCACCGGCGCCGCGCTCAGCTACCTCGGCCTCGGCGCGCAGCCGCCGACGCCGGAGTGGGGGGCCATGCTGACCGAAGGCCAGGGCTTCCTGCACCTGGCGTGGTGGATCGCCTTGTTCCCCGGCCTGATGCTGGTCGTCACGGTCGTCGCGGTCACCGTGCTCGGCCGGCACGCGCAGGCCCGATCAGAAGGACGGTACGTGTCATGA
- a CDS encoding dipeptide ABC transporter ATP-binding protein: MTGLPSLDVAGLDVTFGSGPGAVRAVRSVSLTLRPGRCLALVGESGSGKSALARALLGLAGPTATVTAERLVVGGRDARTFGPREWRKVRGRHVGLVAQDALVALDPLRPVGHEIAESLLAHRVVPRGKATERAVELLAGVAVPEPEVRARQYVHQLSGGLRQRALIASAIAAGPGTLVADEPTTALDAAVQARILDLLGELKRGGTALLLISHDLAVVEALADDVAVMRHGEIVEHGPADRVLDEPRHVYTKELLAAVPGSRPRPPRETRPPASEDAGEPLLRVGGVVKRFAGDGGTRRTAVHDVSLTLEAGETLGVVGESGSGKTTLARMVLGLLEPDDGTVLLDGLPWSGVPERRRRPRRGALQLVPQDPLSAFDPRWRVSRIVGEALAAARVPRGERAGRAAELLERVGLGAELLERRPKALSGGQRQRVAIARALAARPRLLVCDEPVSALDVSVQAQVLALLRELQAGLGLAMLFISHDLAVVREVCDRVLVMKDGVVVESGPVEDVFANPRHPYTRALLDAVPRRARQARVPAETHGGPGEPVHDRL, translated from the coding sequence ATGACGGGCCTGCCGTCGCTCGACGTCGCCGGGCTCGACGTCACCTTCGGCTCCGGCCCCGGCGCGGTGCGCGCCGTGCGGTCGGTGTCACTGACCCTGCGCCCCGGCCGGTGCCTCGCGCTGGTCGGCGAGTCCGGGTCCGGCAAGTCGGCGCTGGCGCGGGCCCTGCTCGGCCTGGCCGGGCCCACGGCCACCGTCACCGCAGAGCGTCTCGTCGTCGGCGGCCGGGACGCGCGGACGTTCGGGCCGCGCGAGTGGCGCAAGGTGCGCGGCCGGCACGTCGGGCTGGTCGCGCAGGACGCGCTGGTCGCGCTCGACCCGCTGCGGCCCGTCGGCCACGAGATCGCCGAGTCGCTGCTCGCGCACCGCGTGGTGCCGCGCGGCAAGGCCACCGAGCGCGCCGTCGAACTACTCGCCGGCGTCGCGGTACCCGAACCCGAGGTCAGGGCCAGGCAGTACGTCCACCAGCTGTCGGGGGGACTGCGGCAGCGCGCGCTCATCGCCTCGGCCATCGCGGCCGGACCCGGGACGCTCGTCGCCGACGAGCCGACGACGGCGCTCGACGCGGCCGTGCAGGCCCGCATCCTCGACCTGCTCGGCGAGCTCAAACGCGGCGGCACGGCGCTGCTGCTCATCTCGCACGACCTGGCCGTCGTGGAGGCGCTCGCCGACGACGTCGCGGTGATGCGCCACGGCGAGATCGTGGAACACGGCCCCGCCGATCGTGTGCTCGACGAGCCCCGGCACGTCTACACCAAGGAACTGCTCGCGGCGGTACCGGGAAGCCGTCCCCGGCCGCCGCGTGAGACGCGGCCCCCGGCGAGCGAGGACGCCGGGGAGCCGCTGCTCCGGGTCGGCGGGGTCGTCAAGCGCTTCGCCGGGGACGGCGGGACGCGGCGCACCGCCGTCCACGACGTGAGCCTCACCCTGGAGGCAGGCGAGACGCTCGGCGTGGTCGGCGAGTCGGGGTCCGGCAAGACCACCTTGGCACGCATGGTGCTCGGGCTGCTGGAACCCGACGACGGCACGGTGCTGCTCGACGGCCTGCCGTGGAGCGGGGTCCCCGAACGGCGGCGCCGGCCGCGGCGCGGCGCGCTCCAGCTCGTGCCGCAGGACCCGCTGAGCGCGTTCGACCCACGCTGGCGCGTGTCCAGGATCGTCGGCGAGGCCCTCGCCGCGGCGCGGGTGCCGCGCGGCGAACGCGCCGGCCGTGCCGCCGAGCTGCTGGAACGGGTCGGTCTCGGCGCGGAGCTGCTGGAACGGCGGCCGAAGGCCCTGTCCGGCGGCCAGCGGCAGCGGGTCGCGATCGCGCGTGCGCTCGCGGCACGGCCGCGGCTGCTGGTGTGCGACGAGCCGGTGTCCGCGCTGGACGTGTCGGTACAGGCCCAGGTGCTGGCGCTGCTGCGTGAACTCCAGGCCGGTCTCGGGCTCGCGATGCTGTTCATCTCGCACGACCTGGCCGTCGTCCGCGAGGTCTGCGACCGGGTGCTGGTGATGAAGGACGGCGTGGTCGTGGAGTCCGGCCCCGTGGAGGACGTGTTCGCGAACCCCCGCCACCCCTACACCCGCGCGCTGCTCGACGCGGTGCCCCGCCGCGCCAGGCAGGCCCGCGTGCCGGCCGAGACCCATGGCGGGCCCGGAGAACCCGTGCATGATCGACTTTAG
- a CDS encoding acyltransferase family protein translates to MTSSPETPRGARLPSLTGLRFAAALLVFAFHSTWQHTFIDGAAGDVLGSVFGHAGFYGVSFFFVLSGFVLTWSARPGDTAPRVWRRRFVKIYPNHLVTFVVAGALLLLTAQQLAPWPTLAGLFLVQSWVPDVVYPNTMNFVSWSLSCELLFYLCFPWLLRALNRVRARGLWLTAAAMVAVILVAPVVSTFAIGGTPLPFIADGSLSFEQIWFVYFFPPVRAAEFVLGMVAARLVIAGHRPPIPLLPALLVAVAGYAVNSSVPYLFGVAGLAALWLTPLVAAAAVTDLRATRSPFRGRTMVRLGEWSFAFYMVHGLVVTYLPLWLVQGRDLGAASRIGLLVLALALCLLLAYALFTWVESPAVRRFGSRRTTAAPPTAPVPVTVLEAKE, encoded by the coding sequence ATGACGAGCTCACCGGAAACACCGCGCGGCGCCAGGCTGCCCTCTCTCACCGGCCTGCGCTTCGCCGCGGCCCTCCTCGTTTTCGCCTTCCACAGCACCTGGCAGCACACCTTCATCGACGGCGCCGCCGGAGACGTACTCGGGTCGGTCTTCGGCCACGCCGGTTTCTACGGCGTCAGCTTCTTCTTCGTGCTCAGCGGTTTCGTGCTGACCTGGTCGGCACGGCCCGGCGACACCGCGCCGCGCGTGTGGCGGCGGCGGTTCGTCAAGATCTACCCCAACCACCTGGTGACGTTCGTCGTGGCCGGCGCGCTGCTGCTGCTCACGGCGCAGCAGCTCGCGCCGTGGCCCACGCTGGCCGGCCTGTTCCTGGTGCAGTCGTGGGTGCCGGACGTCGTCTACCCCAACACGATGAACTTCGTGAGCTGGTCGCTGTCGTGCGAGCTGCTCTTCTACCTGTGCTTCCCGTGGCTGCTGCGCGCGTTGAACAGGGTGCGGGCCCGGGGGCTGTGGCTGACGGCCGCCGCCATGGTCGCGGTGATCCTCGTGGCGCCTGTGGTGTCGACGTTCGCGATCGGCGGCACGCCGCTGCCGTTCATCGCCGACGGCTCACTGTCGTTCGAGCAGATCTGGTTCGTGTACTTCTTCCCGCCGGTCAGGGCCGCCGAGTTCGTGCTCGGCATGGTCGCCGCGCGGCTGGTCATCGCCGGCCACCGGCCGCCGATCCCGCTGCTGCCCGCGCTGCTCGTCGCCGTCGCCGGGTACGCCGTCAACTCGTCGGTCCCCTACCTGTTCGGCGTGGCAGGCTTGGCGGCGCTGTGGCTGACGCCGCTGGTCGCCGCCGCGGCGGTGACCGACCTGCGGGCCACACGCTCACCGTTCCGCGGCAGGACGATGGTGCGGCTCGGCGAGTGGTCGTTCGCGTTCTACATGGTGCACGGACTGGTCGTGACCTACCTGCCGCTGTGGCTCGTGCAGGGCCGCGACCTCGGGGCCGCGTCCAGGATCGGGCTGCTGGTCCTCGCGCTCGCGCTCTGCCTGCTGCTCGCGTACGCGCTGTTCACCTGGGTCGAGTCGCCGGCCGTGCGCCGGTTCGGCAGCCGCCGGACGACGGCGGCCCCACCCACGGCTCCCGTTCCCGTGACAGTTCTGGAGGCCAAAGAATGA
- a CDS encoding cytochrome P450, translating into MTETATVEIPEYPQQRGCPFQPPDGYAGYEQQGPVSRVRLYDGRRVWAVTGHAEARQVLLDPVTFSSDRVHPHYPALAPRFESARKVRNFIGMDPPDHTVQRRMLLSSFTVKKVQALRPRIQALVDDLIDRIEAAGPVADLVPDFALPVPSIVICELLGVPYADHGFFEEQSRRVVTGNTTLEDSADAFAQLSTYLDGLIRRKQDEPGDGLLDTLIAEQVRSGALTRRELVDIALLLLVAGHETTASAIALGVLTLLEHPGELAALRADERLLPTAVEELLRYMAIADGVARFATADTEIAGRRVQAGDGVVVVIATANRDGQAFPDPGHFTVERGARHHISFGHGVHQCIGQNLARAEMEIALGTLFRRLPGLRAAADPGTLPIKEAGGVQGIWKLPVTW; encoded by the coding sequence ATGACAGAGACCGCGACCGTCGAGATCCCCGAGTACCCCCAGCAGCGCGGCTGTCCCTTCCAGCCGCCGGACGGATACGCCGGCTACGAGCAGCAGGGCCCGGTGTCGCGGGTGCGGCTGTACGACGGACGGCGGGTCTGGGCCGTCACGGGACACGCCGAGGCGCGGCAGGTGCTGCTCGACCCGGTCACGTTCTCCTCCGACCGGGTGCATCCGCACTACCCGGCGCTCGCGCCGCGGTTCGAGTCGGCGCGCAAGGTGCGCAACTTCATCGGCATGGACCCGCCGGACCACACGGTGCAGCGTCGCATGCTGCTGTCCAGCTTCACCGTGAAGAAGGTGCAGGCGCTGCGTCCCCGCATCCAGGCGCTGGTGGACGACCTGATCGACCGCATCGAGGCCGCGGGGCCGGTGGCCGACCTCGTGCCGGACTTCGCGCTGCCTGTGCCGTCCATCGTCATCTGCGAACTGCTCGGGGTGCCGTACGCCGACCACGGGTTCTTCGAGGAACAGTCGCGGCGCGTCGTCACGGGGAACACCACGCTGGAGGACAGCGCGGACGCGTTCGCGCAGCTCAGCACCTACCTGGACGGGCTGATCCGCCGCAAGCAGGACGAGCCGGGGGACGGGCTGCTCGACACGCTCATCGCCGAGCAGGTCCGGAGCGGGGCCCTGACGCGGCGTGAACTGGTGGACATCGCGTTGCTGCTGCTCGTCGCGGGACACGAGACCACGGCGTCGGCGATCGCGCTCGGCGTGCTGACACTGCTGGAACACCCCGGCGAGCTGGCCGCGCTGCGCGCCGACGAGCGGCTGCTGCCGACGGCCGTGGAGGAACTGCTGCGGTACATGGCGATCGCCGACGGCGTGGCGCGGTTCGCCACCGCCGACACCGAGATCGCGGGCCGGCGCGTCCAGGCCGGGGACGGCGTCGTCGTGGTGATCGCCACGGCGAACCGCGACGGCCAGGCGTTCCCCGACCCCGGCCACTTCACGGTGGAACGCGGCGCGCGGCACCACATCTCGTTCGGCCACGGCGTGCACCAGTGCATCGGCCAGAACCTGGCGCGCGCCGAGATGGAGATCGCGCTCGGCACGCTGTTCCGCCGCCTGCCGGGACTGCGGGCCGCCGCCGACCCGGGGACGCTGCCGATCAAGGAGGCCGGCGGCGTGCAGGGGATCTGGAAGCTGCCGGTCACCTGGTGA
- a CDS encoding ferredoxin, with the protein MRISADQDRCLGAGQCVLSAPERFDQSDEGLVVVLDDDVPDRDADDIRLVLSLCPSQALTLEA; encoded by the coding sequence ATGCGTATCAGCGCCGACCAGGACCGCTGCCTCGGGGCCGGACAGTGCGTGCTGTCCGCACCGGAGCGGTTCGACCAGTCCGACGAGGGACTGGTGGTCGTGCTCGACGACGATGTGCCGGACCGGGACGCGGACGACATCCGCCTCGTCCTGTCGCTGTGCCCGTCGCAGGCCCTCACCCTGGAGGCGTGA
- a CDS encoding alpha/beta hydrolase has translation MPITGTLADAVRVRAPLRSLGELPRYDEVTVTERTAPGPPGAPDVRVRVYRPRVLPSPAPAALLLHGGAFVLGNLDAVHDAAARSAAHASAVIVAVGYRLAPEHPYPAGLEDTYAALTWLAANAAGLGVDPSRIGVSGASSGAALATGVTMLSRDRGGPAVCFQHLTTPALDDRLGTASMLEYTGTPIWSRPLAEESWRMYLGPGLSDVSHYAAPARARLEHLTGLPAAYISTAGLDPVRDEGILYALRLTEAGVPVELHNYPGLYHAFGAPHRPEDQRRIAAEHLESLRRGLHGS, from the coding sequence ATGCCGATCACCGGCACCCTCGCCGACGCGGTCCGCGTCCGCGCACCTTTGCGTTCCCTCGGCGAGCTGCCGCGGTACGACGAGGTGACGGTGACCGAACGCACGGCGCCGGGGCCGCCTGGGGCCCCGGACGTGCGGGTCCGCGTCTACCGGCCCCGTGTCCTGCCGTCCCCCGCGCCGGCCGCGCTGCTGCTGCACGGAGGCGCGTTCGTGCTCGGCAACCTGGACGCGGTGCATGACGCCGCGGCCCGGTCGGCGGCGCACGCCTCGGCGGTGATCGTCGCCGTGGGGTACCGGCTGGCGCCTGAGCATCCGTACCCCGCCGGCCTTGAGGACACCTACGCGGCGCTGACGTGGCTCGCCGCGAACGCCGCCGGTCTCGGCGTGGACCCTTCGCGTATCGGGGTGTCCGGCGCGAGCTCCGGGGCCGCGCTCGCCACCGGGGTCACCATGCTGAGCAGGGACAGAGGCGGGCCTGCCGTGTGCTTCCAGCACCTCACCACTCCCGCGCTGGACGACCGCCTCGGGACCGCGTCCATGCTGGAGTACACCGGCACGCCGATCTGGAGCCGGCCGCTGGCCGAGGAGAGCTGGCGCATGTACCTCGGGCCCGGCCTGTCCGATGTCTCCCACTACGCGGCCCCCGCGCGGGCCCGTCTTGAGCACCTCACCGGTCTGCCTGCCGCCTACATCTCCACCGCCGGGCTCGACCCGGTGCGGGACGAAGGCATCCTGTACGCGCTGCGCCTCACCGAGGCCGGGGTCCCCGTGGAGCTGCACAACTACCCCGGCCTGTACCACGCGTTCGGCGCGCCGCACCGGCCCGAGGACCAGCGGCGCATCGCCGCCGAGCATCTGGAGAGCCTCCGGCGCGGACTGCACGGGTCGTAG